A region of Haliotis asinina isolate JCU_RB_2024 chromosome 7, JCU_Hal_asi_v2, whole genome shotgun sequence DNA encodes the following proteins:
- the LOC137291356 gene encoding serine/arginine-rich splicing factor 4-like, with product MKFSYEESHSPFSSKSGSVMDGRRPKILVNNFLTDNFPGRQRTKSVLFSADEQNDNVQDTSEDNRSVSQCPVDNVNRHRSKGTVSNGPRSNDRKSFDSVSFEKNFRSSTPKSMSSSRNSVSSLRRISVKSEDTKSSSRALGQRTESMSSDSTEGSNSLQLSTNSNSVLSAWDAFGDHVKNVHEPSEYVCRKSRVSFQASDTFQKTMTDLFGMPEYGMEPEVPKSKSKVGNLGRVASRLIATSRRRRKATSEEEKRLALEAAKPSKTVVENARRGWRVLRRHVNESIAEKKGSSAAFNWSMLTQTVRGLTDMQRARIDLYKRYGIIPTVQPDGTAVHVNTMLSERARAASAISVTPSTTPPARPKPKSLVSKQATHSRRIENHFQKPRVS from the coding sequence ATGAAGTTTTCGTACGAAGAAAGTCACTCCCCATTTTCAAGCAAATCGGGGTCTGTCATGGATGGTAGGAGACCCAAGATCCTTGTTAACAACTTCCTGACAGACAATTTCCCCGGCAGACAAAGAACAAAGTCAGTCTTATTCAGTGCGGATGAACAGAATGACAATGTTCAAGACACGTCTGAGGATAACAGATCGGTCTCTCAGTGTCCAGTGGACAACGTCAACAGACACCGTTCTAAAGGAACCGTTTCTAATGGACCCCGGTCAAATGACAGAAAAAGTTTTGATTCAGTATCCTTTGAGAAGAACTTCAGGTCCTCAACCCCCaagtccatgtcctcaagtcgAAATAGTGTGTCCTCCCTACGACGTATCTCAGTGAAGTCAGAGGACACGAAAAGCTCTTCACGTGCTTTGGGACAAAGGACAGAAAGCATGTCGTCGGATTCCACAGAGGGGAGCAACTCCCTCCAGCTTTCAACAAACTCTAACAGTGTTCTGTCTGCCTGGGACGCGTTCGGGGATCACGTGAAAAACGTGCACGAACCCTCGGAGTACGTGTGCCGGAAGTCGCGTGTTTCCTTTCAAGCAAGTGACACTTTTCAAAAGACAATGACGGATCTTTTTGGAATGCCAGAATACGGGATGGAACCAGAGGTTCCAAAATCCAAATCGAAGGTAGGCAACTTGGGTAGAGTAGCATCCAGGCTCATTGCCACTTCCCGGAGAAGGCGGAAGGCCACTAGCGAGGAAGAGAAACGTCTCGCTTTGGAAGCTGCCAAACCCAGCAAGACTGTCGTGGAAAACGCCAGGAGAGGCTGGAGGGTTTTGCGACGACACGTCAATGAATCTATTGCCGAGAAGAAGGGAAGCAGTGCTGCTTTCAATTGGTCAATGTTGACACAGACTGTACGAGGGCTCACAGACATGCAGCGAGCCCGCATTGATCTGTACAAAAGGTACGGTATCATCCCAACCGTGCAACCTGATGGAACAGCCGTCCATGTAAACACAATGCTCAGTGAAAGAGCTCGTGCTGCGTCTGCTATTAGTGTTACCCCAAGTACAACTCCACCAGCCCGTCCAAAGCCCAAGTCTTTAGTTTCGAAGCAGGCGACACATTCAAGAAGGATTGAAAATCACTTCCAGAAGCCCAGGGTTTCTTGA